One stretch of Cygnus atratus isolate AKBS03 ecotype Queensland, Australia chromosome 26, CAtr_DNAZoo_HiC_assembly, whole genome shotgun sequence DNA includes these proteins:
- the CBARP gene encoding voltage-dependent calcium channel beta subunit-associated regulatory protein encodes MSDEPTPWDNATESATAVPGEVSPQDGYVLLLALLSIFIGGTLVLLSGILIICRRCCEADRRHSRASDDPEKTNTSYLDDSQPAQDITIKVEDPDCLSSSSYRDVETERFLSSSSSTARRVSFNEAALFDQGKKTQEKGRRYTLTEGDFHHLKNARLTHLHLPPPALKIVTIHECESSENSLAMTPRLPPPKPGLAIFQPPAGALPQPALPSHAVCPSSALPGDTYNSTVDTSFAEASPSASSDSGEGPSFAAAPRSGKGAGGGSASPGDAPPAPPQGTVLQFFTRLRRHASLDGASPYFKIKKWKLESTQRASSLDTRGSPKRRQFQRQRAASESMDQEDRDPHQTDIIQYIARTDDVAFHPAGGPFLPSPASPPPSLGRLEPGEGGASEAGAPEQPSAYHDIWSLRASLELYASSERSNDQDSVRSDGGDSVSSAGGVAPCPSSSLDEAEGPEEKLWGRPKQEESEPGTRKLLQMDSGYASIEAPSRGGEEGHPKDQTASEKRICFTSAGRKGTIFESFEGREPEEEEEEEEEEEEEEDEGSAARGAVGRGPLRPHSPLAWSPYGQMLAGREAPPRRDYSIDEKTDALFNAFVRHDPQFDESPLRGKHRSRTHLRKQWQHAKQYSDPGVRYPALERHRTPLRRGDSANYPLDARFHSPLPRIVSAGDEEAAEAAEGDPGASPLPDPEIQVIVEEPGEAAPEPKASPEPGGDDCPSPGQCLGLGPGSELMDKITGGLEERLYGHLRKAAESTERAVAVAASDAPPNHSPV; translated from the exons ATGAGCGATGAGCCGACCCCCTGGGACAACGCGACCGAGAGCGCCACG GCGGTGCCCGGCGAGGTGTCCCCGCAGGATGGCTACGTGCTGCTCCTCGCCCTGCTCTCCATCTTCATCGGGGGCACCCTGGTCCTGCTCTCCGGCATCCTGATCATCTGCCGCCGCTGCTGCGAGGCCGACCGCCGGCACTCCAG GGCCAGCGATGACCCCGAGAAAACCAACACCAGCTACCTGGACGACTCGCAGCCGGCCCAGG ACATCACCATCAAAGTGGAGGACCCCGACTGCCTCTCGTCCTCCAGCTACCGGGATGTGGAGACCGAGCGGTTCCtgtcctccagctcctccactgCCCGCCGCGTCTCCTTCAACGAGGCCGCGCTCTTTGACCAGGGCAAGAAGAcccaggagaaggggaggag GTACACGCTGACGGAGGGGGACTTCCACCACCTGAAGAATGCCCGCCTGACCCACCTGCACCTCCCGCCGCCCGCCCTCAAGATCGTCACCATCCACGAGTGCGAGTCCAGCGAGAACAGCCTGGCCATGACCCCccgcctgcccccccccaagcccGGCCTCGCCATCTTCCAG ccccccgcggGGGCCCTGCCGCAGCCGGCGCTGCCCAGCCACGCCGTGTGCCCCAGCTCGGCGCTGCCCGGGGACACCTACAACTCCACCGTGGACACCAGCTTCGCCGAGGCCAGCCCCTCCGCCTCCTCCGACTCCGGGGAGGGACCCTCG TTTGCCGCAGCGCCCAGGAGCGGGAAGGGGGCTGGCGGGGGCAGTGCCAGCCCCGGGGacgcccccccagcccccccccagggcaCCGTCCTGCAGTTCTTCACCCGCCTGCGCCGCCACGCCAGCCTGGACGGGGCCAGCCCCTACTTCAAGATCAAGAAGTGGAAGCTGGAGAGCACCCAGCGGGCGTCCAGCCTGGACACgagag GGTCCCCCAAGCGGCGCCAGTTCCAGCGGCAGCGGGCGGCGAGCGAGAGCATGGACCAGGAGGACCGGGACCCTCACCAGACCGACATCATCCAGTACATCGCCCGCACCGACGACGTCGCCTTCCACCCCGCGGGCGgccccttcctgccctccccCGCCAGCCCCCCACCCTCTCTCGGCAG GCTAGAGCCGGGCGAGGGGGGTGCGAGCGAGGCCGGTGCCCCGGAGCAGCCCAGCGCCTACCACGACATCTGGAGCCTGCGCGCCTCGCTGGAGCTGTACGCCTCCTCCGAGCGGAGCAACGACCAGGACTCGGTGCGCAGTGACGGCGGGGACAGCGTCTCCTCTGCCGGCGGCGTggccccctgcccctcctcctccctggaCGAGGCCGAAGGCCCCGAGGAGAAGCTCTGGGGTCGGCCCAAGCAGGAGGAGTCGGAGCCCGGCACGCGCAAGCTGCTGCAGATGGACAGCGGCTACGCCTCCATCGAGGCGCCCAGCCgggggggcgaggaggggcACCCCAAGGACCAGACGGCCTCGGAGAAGCGCATTTGCTTCACCAGCGCGGGGCGGAAAGGCACCATCTTCGAGAGCTTCGAGGGCCGGgagccggaggaggaggaggaggaggaggaggaagaggaggaggaggaagacgagGGGAGCGCAGCCCGGGGCGCGGTGGGCAGGGGTCCCCTccgtccccacagccccctggcCTGGTCCCCGTACGGGCAGATGTTGGCGGGGCGGGAGGCGCCGCCCCGGCGGGACTACAGCATCGACGAGAAGACGGACGCGCTCTTCAACGCCTTCGTGCGCCACGACCCGCAGTTCGACGAGTCGCCGCTGCGGGGGAAGCACCGCTCGCGCACCCACCTGCGCAAGCAGTGGCAGCACGCCAAGCAGTACAGCGACCCCGGCGTGCGCTACCCCGCGCTGGAGCGGCACCGCACGCCCCTGCGCCGCGGGGACAGCGCCAACTACCCCCTGGACGCCCGCTtccacagccccctgccccgcaTCGTCAGCGCCGGCGAcgaggaggcggcggaggcggcCGAGGGGGACCCCGGCGCCTCGCCGCTGCCCGACCCCGAGATCCAGGTGATCGTGGAGGAGCCCGGCGAGGCGGCCCCCGAGCCCAAGgccagccccgagcccggcGGGGACgactgccccagccccgggcagtgcctggggctgggcccCGGCTCGGAGCTGATGGACAAAATCACCGGCGGCCTCGAGGAGCGGCTCTACGGCCACCTGAGGAAGGCGGCCGAGAGCACAGAGCGCGCGGTGGCCGTGGCGGCCAGCGACGCCCCCCCCAACCACAGCCCCGTCTAA